From the genome of Dermochelys coriacea isolate rDerCor1 chromosome 1, rDerCor1.pri.v4, whole genome shotgun sequence:
acacacccctagaaccccgacctggggtattctatctgctacccaagatccataaacctggaaatcctggacgccccatcatctcaggcattggcaccctgacagcaggattgtctggctatgtagactccctcctcaggcccttcgttaccagcactcccagctatcttcgagacaccaccgatttcctgaggaaactacagtccattggtgatcttcctaaaaacaccatcctagccactatggatgtagaagccctctacaccaacattccacacaaagatggactacaagccgtcaggaacagtatccccgatactgtcacggctaacctggtggcagaactttgtgactttgtcctgacccataactatttcacatttggtgacaatgtataccttcaaatcagcggcactgcgatgggtacccgcatggccccacagtatgccaacatttttatggctgacttagaacaacgcttcctcagctctcgtcccctaatgcccctactctacttgcgctacattgatgacatcttcatcatctggacccatggaaaagaagctcttgaggaattccaccatgatttcaacaatttccatcccaccatcaacctcagcctggaccagtccacacaagagatccacttcctggacactacggtgctaataagcgatggtcacataaacaccaccctatatcggaaacctactgaccgctattcctacctacatgcctctagctttcatccagatcataccactcgatccattgtctacagccaagcgctacgatataaccgcatttgctccaacccctcagacagagacaaacacctacaagatctctatcatgcattcctacaactacaatacccacctgctgaagtgaagaaacagattgacagagccagaagagtacccagaagtcacctactacaggacaggcccaacaaagaaaacaacagaacgccactagccatcaccttcagcccccaactaaaacctctccaacacatcatcaaggatctacaacctaccctgaaggacgagccatcgctctctcagatcttgggagacagaccagtccttgcttacagacagccccccaatctgaagcaaatactcaccagcaaccacacaccacacaacagaaccactaacccaggaacctatccttgcaacaaagcccgttgccaactctgtccacatatctattcaggggataccatcataggacctaaacacatcagccacactatcagaggctcgttcacctgcgcatctaccaatgtgatatatgccatcatgtgccagcaatgcccctctgccatgtacattggccaaactggacagtctctacgtaaaagaatgaatggacacaaatcagatgtcaagaattataacattcaaaaaccagttggagaacacttcaatctctctggtcactcgatcacagacctaagagtggctatacttcaacaaaaaagcttcaaaaacagactccaacgagagactgctgaattggaattaatttgcaaactggatacaattaacttaggcttgaatagagactgggaatggatgagtcattacacaaagtaaaactatttccccatggtatttctccctcccaccccaccccccactgttcctctgatattcttgttaactgctggaattagcctacctgcttgtcaccatgaaaggttttcctccttcccccccctgctgttggtgatggcttatcttaagtgatcactctccttacagtgtgtatgataaacccattgtttcatgttctctgtgtgtgtgtgtatataaatctctcctctgttttttccaccaaatgcatccgatgaagtgagctgtagctcacgaaagcttatgctctaataaatttgttagtctctaaggtgccacaagtactccttttctttttgcgaatacagactaacacggctgctactctgaaaacaatgaaagaagGAGATGGAGGTCAGCTGGAGGGATGGAAGCACGGTCATTCTAGGAAAAGGAGAATGCACAAGGACAGTTGGAGGAGTTGGATTCATCATAAACAAGGAATGGTCTTCGAAAATTGTCTTATGCCATTTGAAGTCATCGCATATCAGGATGCTTTACCTCCGATTGAACCGAAATAGTACCCACAAAATCATCCAGATCTATGCATCCCGTGCAAAGATGATGATGTGGAGGGATTCTATCAGGAAGTGGAGGAAACCCTTTTTTGGAGTTCCACATATATGATTGTGATGGGAGATTTTAACGCCAAGGTTGGAAGAGGGCGGGAGGGTGAAAAGTTCATAGGAAGGTACGTTATCGGAGAACGACTAGCTATATTGGCAGAGACGAAGAGAATGTTCATTGGTAACACCTGGTTCCGAAAGAAGGCCAACAGAAGATGGACCTGGATCGCAccaaatgcaaagaaaaaatgaaatagaTTACTTTCTGATCTATAGATGATGCATCGTGCAGGATATTTCAGTAATTCCATCATTCAATGTCAGTAGCAATCATCGCCTACTGGGAGCCAGACTCACGTTCACTGTGAAGGTGGAGAAAAAGGCTCTGTGTATAGCGAACAGAAGGCACCAACCAGTAGCTTTTGTCGAGGCAATCctgaaggaaaacatttctagGGAAGATTGGAGCCTCCTGGACGACTGTGAGAATGATTATGAGAACTTCAGTAAGAGACTGAAACGGTGTGTGAAATCAGCTGAGCGTGAAAGACCAAGCAGAGCTAGCAGAAGAATCTCAGAGAATACAAAAACTTtattggagaagaggaggaaaatgaaaagaaatggcagCGACAGGCTTGAGTACTCCCTTCTCTTCAAGCTCATACGAATGGAGCTGAAGGAAGACTTCGAGAAATTTATAACCGAAAAGCTCCTAAAGGCTGCTGAAGATCGTAAATGTCTCAAAAAATACAAACAGGAACTGGCATTGTACAGGTCATCATTATCGGCTTTGAAGAACAGGGACAGAGGATCAGTAACCGACTGAACAGAGATGGAGGCAATCTTTAGGGATTTCTATACCCAGCAGTTTGCATCCCATACAGATATCCCAATGCCATCACTTCAACAAACTGATGAACACATACTCCCGGTTGTCATCGGCGAAGTCCATCATGCAGTCCATCAAATGAAAGAGGGAAAGGCTCAGGCAAGGATGACAGCAAAAGTGCTTAAGGCAGGAGGTCAGGAACTTTGGAAAGCTCTCGCCCAAAGGTTCAGCCGCTACCTGGAAATCCAGAAGATACAGTccagttggaaagagtccaatacTATCTTGCTGCATAAGAAAGGTGATCGAGACAATCTAAAGAACTATTGCCTGATCTGCCTGCTTTCGCATACCTATAAGTTGTtcactaaaataataacaaatcGACTGTTGCAAAACCTGGATGTACAGCAACCTAGAGAGCAGGCTGGCTTCCAAAGGAATTGCATCACAATAGACCACATCTTCACTCTAAACCAACTACTAGAGCGTTCAAGGGAATACAAGTTCCCTTTGTGCATTGCCATTGCGGAGTacgagaaggtgttcgacagcgTCGAGACTAACACCGTTCTTGAAGCTCTTTTAGAACAGGGCATCAGTGCGAAATATAACACATTACTAAAGGAAGTGAACTCTGGCGGCAGCACGGACATATCGCTGTTCGATACTCCCCTCCGAATCCCTACTGAGAAAGGTGTGAAACGAGATACAGTTTCACCAAAATTATTAACAGCCCTGTCTTGAATTGGTTTTTCGATGAGAAGACTTGAAAAGCGGGATTAATATCGATGGTGAGCGGCTAAACCATCtcaggtttgcagatgatatagtgCTGATAGCCAAAAATACAGTCTAGCTTGAGAGAATGCTTAAAGAACTGAATGCGAAAAGTAGTCAAGCTAGATTAAAAATGAACCGGTCAAAACCAAAATACATGAGATCAGATGTTCTGCCAAGAACCCAAATAACTCTTGGAGGAGAGCAGATCCAAGAGGTTGATAAATACGTTTATTTGGGCCAGGAAGTCAACATGCGCCACGATCAGAAAGGCAAACTGTCGTGCAGAAAAAAAGCTGGATGGTGCACATTCAATGACATCAAggacatcctccaaggaaagatcagcaaaacaactCGTGTGAATCTTTTTAACTCGACCGTGCTTCCAGTGATGTTATATGGCAGTGAAACATAGCCGCTGACAAAGATTGAAGAACATCAACTGTCTGTCACACAGAGGGCGTTTTGGGGCATTTCACTCCGTGATCACATCCCCAACGAAATAATTAGTCTGGAGTGCGAGACGTTGTTGAAAGCAGGGTCAGCAAAATGTGGTGGGAGGGACATGTGGCCCGACTCAGTGACAACAGATGGAATGCGGCTATATCCAAGTGGTATCCGCGAGAACAGAAACAGCCATGTGGTTGGCctccaaagaggtgggatgatTTCCTAACAAGGAGATATGGACAAGCATGGCGAAGGATGGCCAGAGCGAGAGAAGATTGGAAGACGTGTTGTGATTGGCTCAGACTTAACTGATGAAGGACCGACAGTCTACGCAGTCTACCAagcttggaacagatcatttaactttaggaaacatcctaacagccctttcttatcttaatcccCTGTTAAtccctctgtttataaacaaaattctgactcCCTTCCTTGGGGGCGCAAGCTGGGAGCAGCACATCTCCTGTCTCTTCTGCAGAACTCGTTACATTGCACACTCAAGCTGCttgcctgaggcttgcagtttggggaggagggggcaatgCCTCCCACATTTCCCCCAACTCCACTTATGTGAAAAGGACTTAGGGAGTCCAGGTGGAAACCGACTGAGCATGTGGTCACAGTGTGATCCGGTGGCTAAGAGAGCAGAGGTGATCCTTGTCTGTACAAGCAGGATCCTTTCGCCTAGGTGCAGAAAGGTGTGAGTACCACTGTATATGGCATCACTGCAGCCTGTGTGCAGAGCTGGTATTcccacttcaaaaaggatgtagataaactggagaaggtccagaaaagagctacaagaacaaGATGAGGTCTGGAAACTCTGCCTCCCGGAAACACCTCGGTCTTTTTGGCTTGTCAAAGAGATGggtaagaggtgacttgatcacagactATTAGGGGAGAAGATGTCTGATAGCAAGAGGGCTCATCAGTACAGCAGACAAAGGCAgcacaagatccagtggctggaccCTGCTGTAAAACACATTCTGGTAGAAATAATCTGGAATTTTTCTTTACAGTGAGAGGAGTTAACTGATCTGGGACATGATGGATTTGCTGTCACGTGGcatctttaaatcaggattggttaTCTGTCTACAAGTCACTCTGTAGCTCAGTCAGCAGTGATGGGCTGGTGGCTGGACTCACTGGGGGAGGGTCTCTGCCCTGTGTAATGCATGAGGTCACACCAGGTAAGCACaggggtcccttctgcccttgaaCTAGGCATGGAAAGTCGAGTGATTTACCGGTaagctggggccagctctggcccccggaaggggcagggcctagggcggaaggggtgggattgagggggtcagagccagctccagcccaccctgtaaggtaagtgccccctccccttcccgactctcccctctcccaccgTAGCAGtagcagcctgggctctgggggctatttaaagggcccagggctcccctacTTCTACCGCCCCAGTCCTTTAATTAGctcccagagccctggagtagcagcggtggggctctggcggctatttaaagggccggagcggtagaagcaggggagccccgggccctttaaatagcccccagagccctgcaaCCGCTACcctagggctccagcagcagggctctgtaggcaatttaaagggcctggggcgcCAGCCACCTctgagagccccaggccctttaaattgccccctggggaagccgggctgccccagtacagtgcaccggctcttgccgctATGCCGTACTGGGGTGTACCGgctactttcacctctggaactAGGTGAATATGAACCTGTTCTTTAGCTGTTCCTCTCCCCGCAGGGAGCAGTGAATGTGAATTGTTTTGATtcttggggtgggaaggggagaggggagtaTGCTTTGTGGTGGGCGGGGGCTGGGTCACCAAGGGCTCTCTGCTTTTATTAGTGAAGGCAGGTGAAAAGGGTCCCGTAGCAGGTGGCTGTGACTTCCACACGCTTGGGCCAGCCCCCGAGAGACCTGTCTCCTCCACAGATGAGATGAACGACTCTCATGGGCCCAAGGCAGGGTGCTGATGACGGCCGTCCTGTCCTCGTGGGTGATCCCAGATCCAGGCCCTGTAAATgactgaagagaaggaaaaagaacatGATGTGCTGGCCCACGGGAAGCCAGGCTAGGGAGCAAAGGAGAGATGGGACGTGCCCACCGTAGCCCGTGATGCTGAGGTGAGACGCTGCAGCCTTTGGCACTAACTGGAGTTTCCCGAGGGCTGCCAGGTTCATGCACAGGTGTGTGCATTGCTGTAGTTTGGCTGGCAGGTGGTAAAGGCCTGTGTACCTGAGGCCAGGTCATTACAGGCCAGGCTGGGACATGCTGTGCCAATGGAATCCACCTGCCCATGCAGCCTGTCTGTAAGTGAGGGACTAATTGTTAGAGACTATGGACAACTGCTTTGGACTCACGGGgaggcagggctgtccttaggcatacaCAACATAtgcatataaatttgttagtctctaaggtgccacaagtactccttttctttttgcgaatacagactaacacggctgctactctgaaacacaacatATGCAGTGTAgagcacctgaaaatttggggcaccactgggtcttagtgtccacccttcttgctttcctatccctgttctgaacCTTTCTGCAGGCTCCCatagctggctgctgcagcctggtgagtcttcctcaggaggggatctagtagttaaaaatgaaaaagccttCCTGCCTGCCAGACCTATAAGCACAACATTgtaactgttaaagagccattcaaggggtaataagaaaaggagtacccgtggcaccttagagactaacaaatttattagagcataagctttcgtgagctacagctcacttcatcggatgcatttggtggaaaaagcagaggagagataatctaaggtgccacgggtactccttttctttttgcgaatatagactaacacggctgctactctgaaacctgtcaaggggTAATGAAGCCTTTTGACAAGCACTTGCCAAACCCCAGGTATaaactgtcagtttctgaatttattgACAAAACCAGTTGTACATTAGTGTGATAGTTACTCAGAACATGTtggtctacaggaccttagtttaaaatgtgctttaaagATATTTCATTAGTGAAttggtgaagattataaaatcacatctctaaaaaatccttgcatagatttttagacgcacaatcatctttagccttaaatgcttggatcttcagacatatagttttttttaaataaaagacccCCCTTCAAAAGACCcccccttatctaaaatacacattttaattactatagtaaaaaaaactttcttccaaagtcttcctgtcctttctgtccatccctttctcccttcatccCCTCTCCCCCGGCACTCCCATTGAAGAAAGCCCTTAAAGCCCCTaacacccctttccttccagatagctggacagAGTTTCTCTTTCTTTACTTTTGACTATCTGATGacctagttttaagagaaccctccagcaaaatcagtactttagtaagatataaaataatttgttatgcctaaaatctttggaaacatattttttaaagttggtgaaatttcataaacatgtctattgttatggagatcacacaaagtaaattagtgtgccctttttctaaaagcaatgaacattgttatgaacacactaaacttctgtgactgattaatttaaaataatgtctttgtttcagtgagttaaatatgtagtcatctggaatgattactttataaaggcttaagagtacatttaaaatataaaatcagcttagaaatactgattaagaaaatgtaaaacagagaagagctgcatcatgcaTTCCATAACAGTTAATGCTAtattcagcaagacagctgacttgcccttactacaaaggttttttttttttgcaaataaatgcCTGACaac
Proteins encoded in this window:
- the LOC119861252 gene encoding LOW QUALITY PROTEIN: uncharacterized protein LOC119861252 (The sequence of the model RefSeq protein was modified relative to this genomic sequence to represent the inferred CDS: deleted 1 base in 1 codon; substituted 1 base at 1 genomic stop codon) — encoded protein: MTAKVLKAGGQELWKALAQRFSRYLEIQKIQSSWKESNTILLHKKGDRDNLKNYCLICLLSHTYKLFTKIITNRLLQNLDVQQPREQAGFQRNCITIDHIFTLNQLLERSREYKFPLCIAIAEYEKVFDSVETNTVLEALLEQGISAKYNTLLKEVNSGGSTDISLFDTPLRIPTEKGVKRDTVSPKLLTACLELVFRXEDLKSGINIDGERLNHLRFADDIVLIAKNTV